A region of the Arachis hypogaea cultivar Tifrunner chromosome 15, arahy.Tifrunner.gnm2.J5K5, whole genome shotgun sequence genome:
CTGGATCAGTAAAAAGGTGGAAAAGAGGATGGCAACGCACCCGCATATGACAACTCATGAAGCTATTGATTTTCTAAGAGAGGACTTTGACCTTACTGCACACCCAAAGATGGTGTATAGAGCTGTGAAGGAGGCAAGGGAGAGGATGATGGGTAACGAAAGGGAACAGTACGGAAAATTGAGGGATTACTTATTAGAGATACATAGAAGTAACCCTGGGTCTTCTACATTGCTAGACCTGATTCCTCAGCCTTAAGCACCCCCTATGTTTGACAAGTTGTATGTTTATTTTGAGGCCTGTAAGCGGGGATTCAAGAGTGTCCGCAGACCATTGATCCACCTAGATGGAGCATTTCTTAAAACATACCATGGGGGACAACTACTTTCTGCTATTGCACAGGATGCTAACAACCAGTTCTACGTGGTTGCATACGCAGTTGCAAGATCCGAAAACAAAGAATCGTGGAAGTGGTTCCTAACATTATTACAGGAGGATATTGGTGATGTTGGCAACCACGGTTGGAATTTTATGTCAGATCAACAGAAGGTTAGTTTCCTTTTTGTCATTCCTGGTTTATTGTCTGAGTCATTTACtggattatatatttttgtaaacaTGGCTTGATGCCTTCATTGTTGTTAGGGACTACTACCTGCACTGAAAGAGGTAATGCCTAGTGCACATGTCAGAAACTGTGTGATGCATATATGGAAGAATTTCATAAACCGATTCAAGGATCTGTACATAAGAGAAATAGTGTGGGACTGTGCAAGATGCACCACCATCTCTGAATTCAAGACAACCATGGAGAGACTGAAAGAAGTGAACAAGGATGCTTGGGCCTACCTTATGAAATTTGATCCTGCTACTTGGGTTAGAGCATACTTTTGCCATGGTCCCAAGGTCGACAACCTAATAAACAACATGTGCGAGTCATTTAATGCAAAGGTGGTTAAGTACAGATGCAAGCCCATACTCACAATGTGCGAGGAATTACGGTGCTATATGATGCGGCGAATGGTTCAACACAAGAAACTTCTGGGGACTCATGAAGGGAAACTGGCGCCAGTGCAAGAGAAAAGGCTACAGAGGCTTATCAAACCAAGCAACAAATGGACAGCGGAGTGGATTGGTGATAACGAGCGCAAACGGTTTGAAGTCACTTACAAGGGATCCAAAGTTGAT
Encoded here:
- the LOC112749130 gene encoding uncharacterized protein, with the protein product MFDKLYVYFEACKRGFKSVRRPLIHLDGAFLKTYHGGQLLSAIAQDANNQFYVVAYAVARSENKESWKWFLTLLQEDIGDVGNHGWNFMSDQQKGLLPALKEVMPSAHVRNCVMHIWKNFINRFKDLYIREIVWDCARCTTISEFKTTMERLKEVNKDAWAYLMKFDPATWVRAYFCHGPKVDNLINNMCESFNAKVVKYRCKPILTMCEELRCYMMRRMVQHKKLLGTHEGKLAPVQEKRLQRLIKPSNKWTAEWIGDNERKRFEVTYKGSKVDVDLIKHSCSCNKWQLTGMLCIHAIAAIKKWHDNPDEEKTKTAAAAKRSLCLSREPYSARNVSLLCVYLVAFLERQNSNFFGSPQT